In a single window of the Flavivirga spongiicola genome:
- the kynU gene encoding kynureninase, which yields MHKVTLDYAKRQDELDELSNYRNQFHIPKDKNGNELIYMTGNSLGLQPKQTKTYIDQELEDWANLGVEGHTEAKNPWLPYHESLTESMANVVGAKPVEVVTMNTLTANLHFMMVSFYKPTKTRYKIIIESDAFPSDKYAVESQLRHHGFDDKEGLILWKPRKNEELLHHEDLEAILKKHGSEVALVMIGGVNYYTGQYFDLKRITKLGHKHGCIVGFDCAHGAGNVELNLHDSGADFAVWCTYKYLNSGPGSLAGCFVHERHAYNKDLNRFTGWWSHNKQTRFNMRHEFDVLPGAEGWQLSNPPILSMAAIKASLDIFNEVGIKRLTDKSKKLTGYFELLLKQLGEDTIKIITPENPENRGCQLSIQVLNADKVLHDKLTETGVISDWREPDVIRCAPTPLYNSFQDVYHMVDKLKKILNEKN from the coding sequence ATGCATAAAGTAACTTTAGATTACGCAAAGCGGCAAGATGAGTTAGATGAACTTTCTAATTACCGTAATCAATTTCATATTCCCAAAGACAAAAATGGAAATGAACTGATTTATATGACAGGGAACTCGCTCGGGCTACAACCAAAACAAACAAAAACATATATAGATCAAGAACTAGAAGATTGGGCTAATTTAGGTGTAGAAGGGCATACCGAGGCAAAAAACCCTTGGTTACCATATCATGAGTCTTTAACCGAAAGCATGGCTAATGTTGTCGGCGCTAAACCTGTTGAAGTAGTTACCATGAATACATTGACTGCTAATCTGCATTTTATGATGGTTTCCTTTTATAAACCAACAAAAACACGCTACAAAATAATCATTGAAAGCGACGCCTTTCCATCCGATAAGTATGCTGTAGAATCGCAATTACGACATCATGGTTTTGATGATAAAGAAGGATTAATTCTTTGGAAACCTAGAAAAAATGAAGAGCTATTACATCATGAAGATTTAGAAGCTATTCTGAAAAAACATGGGAGCGAAGTGGCATTGGTTATGATTGGTGGCGTTAACTATTACACAGGACAATATTTCGATTTAAAACGCATTACTAAACTTGGACATAAACATGGTTGCATCGTTGGGTTTGATTGTGCACATGGCGCCGGAAATGTAGAACTAAATTTACATGATTCTGGTGCTGACTTTGCTGTTTGGTGCACCTACAAATATTTAAATTCCGGCCCAGGTAGTTTAGCAGGTTGTTTTGTACACGAAAGACATGCGTATAATAAAGACTTAAATCGTTTTACAGGTTGGTGGAGTCATAATAAGCAGACCCGTTTTAATATGCGTCACGAGTTTGATGTACTTCCTGGTGCCGAGGGATGGCAACTTAGTAATCCTCCAATATTATCAATGGCAGCTATTAAAGCATCTTTAGATATTTTTAATGAAGTAGGTATAAAAAGACTAACAGATAAATCTAAAAAACTAACTGGTTACTTTGAGTTGTTGTTAAAACAATTAGGAGAAGATACCATTAAAATAATAACCCCAGAAAATCCGGAAAATCGTGGCTGCCAGCTATCCATTCAGGTTTTAAATGCTGATAAAGTGTTGCATGATAAATTAACAGAAACGGGCGTGATAAGTGATTGGAGAGAACCCGATGTCATTCGTTGTGCTCCTACACCGCTTTATAATTCATTTCAAGATGTATATCACATGGTTGATAAATTGAAAAAAATATTAAACGAGAAAAACTGA
- a CDS encoding IclR family transcriptional regulator has translation MKEVNKNLNLSVVKAFKLLDVYLNNKEAWGVRELAKKTGYNKTTTYRLLSTLESLDIVQKNDDDKYILGLKLFELGNLVSVHKSLRNFSRIPLENIAKEIKETVHFGVLRNNKVLYLNKAESELGLKVSTQIGSYQQAYCSALGKVLLAFSSKKQISDYLKNVKLDAYTSNTITRPEALLIELEQIRKKEYALDMEELEVGLICIAIPVFNKNKDVVAGISVSGPSSRFKPENVQSYLAIIRKGALEIENHVHDYS, from the coding sequence ATGAAAGAAGTTAATAAAAATTTAAATTTATCCGTAGTCAAAGCTTTTAAGCTTTTAGATGTGTATTTAAATAATAAAGAAGCATGGGGTGTGCGTGAATTAGCGAAGAAAACGGGTTATAATAAAACGACTACTTATCGCTTACTAAGTACATTAGAGTCTTTAGATATTGTGCAAAAGAACGATGACGATAAGTATATTTTGGGGCTTAAATTATTCGAATTAGGGAATTTAGTATCTGTACATAAATCGCTAAGGAACTTTTCTAGAATTCCTTTAGAGAATATAGCTAAAGAAATTAAAGAAACAGTACATTTTGGAGTATTAAGAAATAACAAAGTATTGTATTTAAATAAAGCTGAGAGTGAACTAGGTTTGAAAGTAAGCACACAAATAGGATCTTATCAACAGGCATATTGCTCAGCTTTAGGGAAAGTGCTTTTGGCATTTTCATCCAAAAAACAAATTTCAGATTATTTAAAAAACGTAAAGCTAGATGCTTATACCTCGAATACTATAACTAGGCCTGAAGCTTTATTAATCGAATTAGAACAAATAAGAAAAAAAGAATATGCATTAGATATGGAAGAACTAGAAGTAGGTCTTATTTGTATCGCTATACCTGTATTTAATAAAAACAAAGATGTGGTTGCTGGCATTAGTGTTTCAGGACCATCAAGTAGATTTAAACCTGAAAATGTACAATCCTACTTGGCTATTATAAGAAAAGGCGCTTTGGAAATTGAGAATCATGTACATGATTATAGTTAA
- a CDS encoding (4Fe-4S)-binding protein — translation MSKIKEYSNGETTVVWEAEKCIHSAICAKGLSEVFKPKERPWIKIDAASTDAIINQVKQCPSGALRYYMNAEGDKTAEVLETKVEVLKNGPLLVYGTLKVTHKDGTQETKNKTTAFCRCGASANKPFCDGAHVANEFKG, via the coding sequence ATGAGTAAAATCAAAGAATATTCAAACGGGGAAACTACAGTAGTTTGGGAAGCTGAAAAATGTATACATTCAGCAATTTGTGCTAAAGGTTTATCAGAAGTTTTTAAGCCAAAAGAACGGCCATGGATTAAAATAGATGCGGCTTCTACGGATGCTATTATAAATCAAGTCAAGCAATGTCCTTCTGGTGCGTTACGTTATTATATGAATGCAGAAGGTGATAAAACTGCCGAGGTTTTAGAGACAAAAGTTGAGGTTTTAAAGAATGGTCCATTGTTGGTTTATGGTACGCTCAAGGTAACTCATAAAGATGGTACTCAGGAAACTAAAAATAAAACCACAGCGTTTTGTAGATGTGGTGCTTCAGCTAATAAGCCTTTTTGCGATGGTGCCCATGTTGCTAATGAGTTTAAAGGGTAA
- a CDS encoding class I SAM-dependent methyltransferase, producing the protein MDTNAVYFNANKATWNDKVKVHAKSDMYDLDAFKKGKSSLMPYELEALGNVKGKSLLHLQCHFGQDTLSWSRLGAKSTGVDLSDEGIKLAQSLNTELNLDAEFVCCNVLNTSDFIKDTFDIVFTSYGVIGWLPDLKPWGQMIAERLKKGGTFFMAEFHPIVWMFDYLEDKPFMKYGYMQTDVIYEEYEGTYANQESKMVSKEYGWNHGLGEVISALTEAGLHIEYLKEYDESPYDVLPDLEKTESGMYVTKDKLYPLIFTLKATKR; encoded by the coding sequence ATGGATACTAATGCTGTTTATTTTAATGCCAATAAAGCGACCTGGAATGATAAAGTAAAAGTACATGCTAAAAGCGATATGTATGATTTAGATGCTTTTAAGAAAGGTAAATCTTCTTTAATGCCTTATGAGTTAGAAGCTTTAGGAAATGTAAAAGGTAAATCGCTTCTACATTTACAATGTCATTTTGGGCAGGATACATTAAGTTGGAGCAGGTTAGGAGCCAAATCTACTGGTGTCGATTTAAGCGATGAAGGTATTAAGTTAGCACAAAGTTTAAATACGGAATTAAACTTAGATGCTGAATTTGTTTGCTGTAATGTTTTAAATACGTCAGATTTTATAAAAGATACATTTGATATTGTTTTTACAAGTTATGGGGTGATTGGATGGTTACCCGATTTAAAACCCTGGGGACAAATGATTGCTGAACGTTTAAAAAAAGGTGGTACATTTTTTATGGCAGAATTTCACCCTATAGTTTGGATGTTTGATTATTTAGAAGATAAACCGTTTATGAAATATGGTTATATGCAAACCGATGTCATTTATGAGGAATATGAAGGGACTTATGCAAATCAAGAATCAAAGATGGTGAGTAAAGAATATGGATGGAATCATGGTTTGGGTGAAGTGATTTCTGCTTTAACTGAAGCGGGTTTGCATATAGAGTATTTAAAGGAATATGATGAAAGCCCCTATGATGTTTTGCCGGATTTAGAGAAAACCGAATCAGGTATGTATGTTACTAAGGATAAATTATATCCATTGATTTTTACATTGAAAGCAACTAAAAGATAA
- the msrA gene encoding peptide-methionine (S)-S-oxide reductase MsrA, whose translation MKKWIVFFAFVLLFNCHNTAQVNSKQQAVINAEPIEVSLQNGKARAYFASGCFWCVEAIYESVKGVEESISGYSGGHTKNPTYAGSNTGRTGHAEAVEIIYDPKIVNFETLVDVYFGSQNVTQVNGQGNDRGSQYRSIIFYQNEVQKQIILKKKEALAKKLGAKIAAEVYPFQKFWIAEDYHQNYERLHPNNSYIRNVSIPRLNRFKAKFPELLKDNH comes from the coding sequence ATGAAAAAATGGATCGTCTTTTTTGCTTTTGTACTATTATTTAATTGTCACAATACAGCACAAGTCAACTCAAAACAACAAGCAGTCATTAATGCAGAACCTATTGAAGTTTCATTACAAAATGGAAAAGCCAGAGCTTATTTTGCCAGTGGTTGTTTTTGGTGTGTAGAAGCGATTTATGAAAGTGTAAAAGGCGTTGAAGAATCCATTTCTGGATATTCTGGCGGACATACAAAAAACCCAACTTATGCAGGAAGTAACACAGGAAGAACAGGACATGCTGAAGCTGTTGAAATTATTTACGACCCCAAAATTGTCAATTTTGAAACTTTGGTTGATGTGTATTTTGGGTCACAAAACGTAACACAAGTAAACGGACAAGGTAATGATAGAGGCTCTCAATACCGTTCTATTATTTTTTATCAAAATGAGGTACAAAAACAAATTATTTTAAAGAAAAAAGAAGCTTTAGCAAAAAAATTGGGTGCTAAAATTGCCGCTGAAGTCTATCCGTTTCAAAAATTTTGGATTGCCGAAGATTATCATCAAAATTATGAAAGATTACACCCTAACAATAGCTATATAAGAAATGTATCTATCCCCAGATTAAATAGGTTTAAAGCTAAATTCCCTGAACTATTAAAAGATAATCATTAA
- a CDS encoding zinc-dependent metalloprotease, whose product MKKLLSILVILGCSTSMFAQNDVLCGIDGIHKKLMKIDASYKARFEDNEKKVRNKILTNKANKKLSTTQYTIPVVVHVIHLGESVGTGTNISDAQIQSAIDNLNTAYSGSGSYITDMNIDFVLAKRDGDCNPSTGIIRVDGSGTSDYATQGLTYNGVGSDNELLIKDLSRYPRDEFYNIWIVSEINNNGAGSGLQGFAYFPGSSYNLDGAVILYNAFGYDPSGVLGYELKSYTDSNAIAIHEMGHAFRLYHTFKGDDSNNDDTADQCPVNTDPSSDGDACADTDPHRRNDGNCGSSGETCAGAGTDLGDVVTNFMAYSNESCQVKFSNDQRERARTALETTRWSLINSSGGETPTTSIPTTTLSSTPVTQNLAFGSGVGIHGLTLDTTTYSSGSAAYDGGYHENACSHFDISSSNTYDITVRTGGVNVENVKVYIDYNNDGDFVDAEEEIFSSVSIDETHTGTFTVPAISSNVIANTPLWVRVISDYAPLSTNVITGPDYSPNLGQVEDFPVVISSSLSVNENELFNDLLKIFPNPTYGEFILNYNGGLNLEQLSVYNIIGKEVTSVSLKGFAKSKKIDLSNIEAGVYFVTIKSRELKVTKKIIIK is encoded by the coding sequence ATGAAGAAACTTTTATCTATCTTAGTTATTCTGGGGTGTTCAACCTCAATGTTTGCCCAAAATGATGTATTATGTGGAATAGATGGTATACATAAAAAGTTAATGAAAATAGATGCTTCTTACAAAGCAAGGTTTGAAGACAATGAGAAAAAAGTCAGAAATAAAATATTAACCAATAAGGCTAACAAAAAATTAAGTACAACTCAATATACAATTCCAGTGGTTGTACATGTTATTCATTTAGGAGAATCGGTTGGAACAGGAACAAATATTAGCGACGCTCAAATTCAAAGCGCCATTGATAATTTGAATACTGCTTATTCTGGATCAGGAAGTTACATAACCGATATGAACATTGATTTTGTATTAGCGAAAAGAGATGGAGATTGTAATCCTTCAACTGGTATTATTAGAGTTGATGGCTCTGGCACATCAGATTATGCTACACAGGGACTCACCTATAATGGTGTAGGTAGTGATAATGAGCTGTTAATAAAAGATCTTAGTAGATACCCTAGAGACGAATTTTATAATATATGGATTGTTAGTGAAATTAATAATAACGGAGCTGGTTCTGGTTTACAGGGATTTGCTTATTTTCCAGGATCAAGTTATAATCTTGATGGAGCAGTAATATTATATAATGCTTTTGGTTATGACCCTAGTGGGGTTCTAGGTTATGAATTAAAATCATACACAGATAGTAACGCTATTGCAATACATGAAATGGGGCATGCTTTTAGATTATACCATACTTTTAAAGGTGATGATTCAAATAATGATGATACAGCAGATCAATGTCCTGTAAACACAGATCCTAGTAGTGATGGTGATGCTTGTGCGGATACAGATCCACATAGGAGAAATGATGGGAATTGTGGCAGCTCAGGAGAAACATGTGCAGGAGCAGGAACAGATTTAGGAGATGTGGTAACCAATTTTATGGCCTATTCTAATGAAAGTTGTCAGGTTAAGTTTTCTAATGATCAAAGAGAAAGAGCAAGAACTGCTTTGGAAACTACAAGATGGTCTTTAATAAATTCTTCTGGAGGTGAAACACCTACTACTTCAATACCTACAACTACATTATCTTCCACACCTGTAACTCAAAACCTAGCTTTTGGTTCTGGTGTAGGCATACATGGACTGACCTTAGATACTACAACTTATAGTTCTGGTAGTGCTGCTTACGATGGAGGCTATCATGAAAATGCATGTAGTCATTTTGATATAAGTAGTAGCAATACATATGATATTACTGTGAGAACTGGGGGAGTTAATGTTGAAAATGTAAAAGTTTATATTGATTATAATAATGATGGTGATTTTGTTGATGCAGAGGAAGAAATATTTAGTAGTGTATCTATAGATGAAACGCATACAGGTACTTTTACAGTGCCTGCTATATCGTCAAATGTAATTGCAAATACGCCATTATGGGTAAGGGTAATTAGTGATTATGCGCCTTTGTCAACGAATGTTATAACAGGACCAGATTATTCTCCTAACCTTGGACAGGTTGAAGATTTCCCAGTAGTAATTTCTAGTTCTTTAAGTGTAAATGAAAATGAATTATTCAATGATTTATTAAAAATATTCCCTAATCCAACTTATGGTGAGTTTATTTTAAATTATAACGGAGGCTTAAATTTAGAACAGTTAAGTGTTTATAATATTATAGGTAAGGAAGTAACTTCAGTATCGTTAAAGGGGTTTGCCAAGAGTAAAAAGATTGATTTGTCAAATATTGAGGCTGGTGTATATTTTGTTACAATTAAATCAAGAGAATTAAAAGTGACTAAAAAGATTATTATAAAATAA
- a CDS encoding zinc ribbon domain-containing protein has translation MAKKKEVTVEERLRALYDLQLIDSRIDEIRNVRGELPLEVRDLEDEVAGLNIRLEKLVASLEVIDNDITSKKNLIEESKALIKKYSEQQKNVRNNREYNSLTKEVEFQELEIELAEKHIKEFKVQIEQKKEVIAETKGRLKERETHLKHKKGELDAILSETEKEEQALIEKSEAYKTQIEERLVAAYNRIRVNVKNGLAVVPIERGASGGSFFTIPPQVQVEIASRKKVITDEHSGRILVDAALAEEQKAKMEKMFSKL, from the coding sequence ATGGCTAAAAAGAAAGAAGTAACTGTAGAAGAGCGCTTAAGAGCTTTATACGATTTACAACTAATCGATTCTCGTATAGATGAAATCAGAAATGTTCGTGGAGAACTTCCTTTAGAAGTTCGTGATTTAGAAGATGAAGTTGCTGGACTAAACATAAGATTAGAAAAACTTGTTGCAAGTTTAGAAGTAATCGATAATGATATTACTTCAAAGAAAAACCTTATTGAAGAATCTAAAGCTTTAATAAAGAAGTACAGTGAGCAACAAAAAAATGTTAGAAATAACAGAGAATATAATTCTTTAACTAAAGAAGTTGAATTTCAAGAATTAGAAATTGAACTAGCTGAAAAACATATTAAAGAATTTAAGGTTCAAATTGAGCAGAAAAAAGAAGTCATTGCTGAGACGAAAGGCCGTTTAAAAGAGCGTGAAACGCATTTAAAGCACAAAAAAGGTGAGTTAGATGCCATTTTATCTGAAACTGAAAAAGAAGAGCAAGCTTTAATCGAAAAATCGGAAGCTTACAAAACTCAAATTGAAGAGCGTTTAGTAGCTGCTTATAATAGAATTCGTGTAAATGTTAAAAACGGTTTAGCTGTTGTGCCAATTGAAAGAGGTGCTTCAGGAGGGTCTTTCTTTACAATACCACCGCAAGTACAGGTAGAAATTGCTTCTCGTAAAAAAGTAATTACAGATGAGCATAGTGGTAGAATTTTGGTAGATGCCGCTTTAGCTGAAGAACAAAAAGCAAAAATGGAAAAAATGTTTTCAAAACTATAA
- a CDS encoding Nif3-like dinuclear metal center hexameric protein → MIVQDVINHLEELAPLAYAEDFDNVGLLVGNKNEKITGVLITLDTLEAVIDEAIKENCNLIVSFHPIIFKGLKKLTGKNYVERVVMKAIKHDIAIYSMHTALDNALQGVNDIICNQLELTNKHILIPQSETIKKLTTYVPKDEAEKLRTAIFNVGAGSIGNYNDCSFNVEGYGTFNGNESSNPTKGEKGKTHTEIETKITITYAKHLESKVIKTLFDSHSYEEVAYEITTIENKNQSIGMGMIGELKEPMDESSFLNYLKTKMNTACIRHSSFLNKPIKRIAVLGGSGSFAIESAKASGADVFITSDLKYHDFFTAENRILLADIGHYESEQFTKNFLVVYLTKKITNFAVVLSKITTNPVKYF, encoded by the coding sequence ATGATTGTTCAAGACGTTATTAACCACTTAGAAGAATTAGCGCCATTAGCTTACGCTGAAGATTTTGACAATGTTGGGCTTTTAGTTGGTAACAAAAATGAAAAAATAACAGGTGTACTTATTACATTAGATACACTCGAGGCTGTTATAGATGAAGCTATAAAAGAAAACTGTAATCTTATAGTTAGTTTTCATCCCATTATTTTTAAAGGCTTAAAAAAACTAACGGGCAAGAATTATGTGGAGCGTGTTGTTATGAAAGCTATAAAACATGACATTGCTATTTACAGCATGCATACAGCTCTTGATAATGCGTTGCAAGGTGTAAACGATATCATTTGTAATCAATTAGAACTAACTAATAAGCATATTTTAATTCCACAATCTGAAACGATTAAAAAACTAACTACTTATGTGCCAAAAGATGAAGCTGAAAAATTACGAACTGCTATATTTAATGTAGGAGCAGGAAGCATTGGCAATTATAACGATTGTAGTTTTAATGTAGAAGGTTATGGTACCTTTAATGGTAATGAAAGCTCCAACCCAACAAAAGGAGAAAAAGGAAAAACACATACCGAAATAGAAACTAAAATTACGATTACATACGCTAAACATTTAGAATCAAAAGTTATCAAAACTCTTTTTGATTCACATAGCTATGAAGAAGTTGCTTATGAAATAACCACTATTGAAAATAAAAACCAAAGCATTGGTATGGGTATGATTGGTGAATTAAAAGAACCCATGGACGAATCTAGTTTCTTAAATTATTTAAAAACAAAAATGAATACAGCATGTATTAGACATTCTTCATTTTTAAACAAACCAATAAAAAGAATAGCCGTTTTGGGAGGGTCTGGTAGTTTTGCCATTGAATCAGCTAAAGCATCTGGTGCTGATGTCTTTATAACTTCAGATTTAAAATATCATGACTTTTTTACTGCAGAAAACCGCATTCTTTTGGCAGATATAGGGCATTATGAAAGCGAACAGTTCACAAAAAACTTTTTAGTAGTATATCTTACAAAAAAAATCACTAATTTTGCAGTCGTTTTATCAAAGATAACTACCAATCCTGTTAAGTATTTTTAA
- the lpxK gene encoding tetraacyldisaccharide 4'-kinase gives MNFLRYILFPIVPIYYLVTWLRNKLYDLGIKKSVSYNFPVVCVGNLSVGGTGKTPMIEYLVDLLKHDYLIATLSRGYKRKTEGFQLANKDSTAESIGDEPFQFYNKFKKNILVAVDADRNNGIKQLQSIDNQPEIILLDDAFQHRKVKAGFNILLTTYNNPYFKDIVLPTGNLREPRNGAKRAHIIIVTKCPKDLGDAEKNAILQQVNPESNQHVFFSSICYSNNVVSNNTTKPIEDLGNFTLVTGIANASPLVNFLNEKGLKFEHLNFKDHHEFLKQDILDLNKKELIVTTEKDFMRLKQYESLRHKLFYLPISVVINDEVKINKLIKDFLTRIIH, from the coding sequence ATGAATTTTTTACGTTACATTTTGTTCCCCATTGTTCCTATTTACTATTTAGTAACATGGCTAAGGAACAAGTTATATGATTTAGGAATTAAAAAGTCTGTATCTTATAATTTTCCTGTGGTTTGTGTTGGTAATTTAAGTGTTGGAGGTACTGGAAAAACCCCTATGATTGAGTATTTAGTAGATCTTTTAAAACATGATTATCTGATAGCTACCTTAAGCCGTGGTTATAAGCGGAAAACAGAAGGGTTTCAATTGGCAAATAAGGATTCTACTGCTGAATCCATAGGGGATGAGCCTTTTCAGTTTTATAATAAGTTTAAAAAGAATATTCTGGTAGCGGTTGATGCAGACAGAAATAATGGGATTAAGCAATTACAATCCATTGATAATCAACCGGAAATTATTTTACTTGATGATGCTTTTCAGCACAGAAAGGTAAAAGCTGGATTTAATATTTTACTAACTACTTATAACAACCCGTATTTTAAAGATATTGTTTTGCCCACTGGTAATTTACGTGAGCCTAGAAACGGTGCAAAACGAGCTCATATTATTATTGTGACTAAATGTCCAAAAGATTTAGGTGATGCCGAAAAGAATGCCATCTTGCAACAAGTGAATCCAGAAAGTAACCAGCATGTGTTTTTTAGTTCAATTTGCTATTCAAATAATGTTGTTTCAAATAATACTACGAAGCCTATTGAAGATTTGGGAAATTTTACTTTGGTTACTGGTATTGCTAATGCATCTCCTTTAGTTAATTTTTTAAATGAGAAAGGTTTAAAGTTTGAACATTTAAATTTTAAAGATCATCATGAATTTTTAAAACAAGATATTCTTGATCTAAATAAAAAAGAATTGATAGTGACTACAGAAAAGGATTTTATGCGTTTAAAACAATACGAATCTTTAAGACACAAATTGTTCTATCTACCAATTAGCGTTGTCATTAATGATGAAGTTAAAATAAATAAGTTGATAAAAGATTTTTTAACTCGCATTATTCATTAG